Proteins from a genomic interval of Lycium ferocissimum isolate CSIRO_LF1 chromosome 2, AGI_CSIRO_Lferr_CH_V1, whole genome shotgun sequence:
- the LOC132047891 gene encoding LOW QUALITY PROTEIN: pentatricopeptide repeat-containing protein At5g39350-like (The sequence of the model RefSeq protein was modified relative to this genomic sequence to represent the inferred CDS: inserted 1 base in 1 codon), with product CETGLIDMYAKCNCFRLGYQVFAKTSKKRTVPWNAILSGGLHNELAREAIELFKFMLSEAVKPNDATLKSVLPAFAIEADLRQALSIHSYLVRSGFVTRTEVATGLVDIYSKCGNLDNGHKIFNGIPKKERDIILWSTLIAGYGMHGHGEISLSLFNEMVQSGVKPNEVTFTSVLHACGHAGLVDDGLCLFNFMLRNHSDSLRTDHYTCMVDLLGRAGRLEEAYELIKTMTFEPSHAIWGALLGACVIHENVELGELAARWLFKLEPENTGNYILLGKIYSAVGRWKDXENVRLLMNEVGLVKTPAQSVIG from the exons TGTGAAACTGGCCTTATTGACATGTATGCTAAATGCAATTGTTTTAGACTTGGCTATCAGGTGTTTGCAAAAACGAGCAAGAAGAGGACTGTCCCATGGAATGCGATTTTGTCTGGGGGCCTTCATAATGAGCTTGCAAGAGAAGCGATAGAGCTTTTCAAGTTCATGTTGTCAGAGGCTGTCAAACCTAATGATGCAACCCTGAAAAGTGTACTTCCTGCATTTGCCATTGAAGCTGATCTCAGGCAAGCGTTGAGCATACACAGCTATCTTGTAAGATCCGGATTTGTTACAAGAACTGAGGTAGCTACTGGTTTAGTTGATATATACTCAAAATGTGGAAACTTAGATAATGGTCACAAGATCTTCAATGGGATacccaagaaagaaagggacataATTTTGTGGAGTACGTTAATAGCTGGTTATGGGATGCATGGGCATGGCGAGATTTCTTTGTCACTGTTTAATGAGATGGTGCAATCTGGGGTCAAACCTAACGAAGTCACTTTCACCTCGGTTTTGCATGCTTGCGGTCATGCTGGTTTGGTGGATGATGGTCTTTGTTTGTTTAATTTCATGCTTAGAAATCACTCTGATAGTCTTAGAACAGATCATTATACTTGTATGGTTGATCTTCTTGGTCGGGCTGGCCGACTTGAGGAAGCATATGAACTTATTAAAACTATGACTTTTGAACCAAGTCATGCCATCTGGGGTGCACTACTAGGTGCCTGTGTGATACACGAAAATGTGGAACTGGGAGAATTGGCTGCAAGGTGGCTATTTAAGCTAGAGCCAGAGAACACCGGGAATTATATACTGTTGGGGAAGATCTATTCTGCAGTTGGAAGATGGAAAG GAGAGAATGTGAGACTTCTGATGAATGAAGTCGGACTAGTAAAGACGCCTGCTCAAAGTGTCATTGGATGA